The Neorhodopirellula lusitana sequence GCGACGAGCTTCGCGGTCACTTACCACACCTTTGGATGTGCTAATGATACGAATACCGAGTCCACCCAAAACAGGCTTCAATTCTTTGCTACGCGAGTAAAGACGACGACCTGGCTTGCTAATGCGTTTGATCGTTTGGATCACGCGTTCGCCGTTGGGGCCGTACTTCAACTCTAACCGGAGCGTTTTAACAGGCTCGGTTTCTTCTTCCTTCCAGTCCCAGATGAAGCCTTCTCGCTTCAGCACGTCGGCCAAACCACGCTTAACGCGGCTAGCTGGGATGTCAACAAATGGCCGCTCGACACGAACCGCGTTGCGGATCCGAGTAAGCATATCGGCAATTGGGTCAGTCATCATAGTTGGGGGTTCCCTTTATTAATTTCCAAAATCACCAACTGGCCTTACGAACACCGGGGATCAACCCAGCGTTCGCGTTAAGACGGAAGCAAATTCGGCACAAACCAAACTTGCGGTAGACCGATCGAGGGCGACCACAATAGTTGCAACGATTTTCTTTCCGTGTGGAAAACTTTGGCGTTCGACTCGCCTTGGCGATTTTGGACTTGCTTGCCACGAAAGGACCTGCGGTGGACGGAGCGGGCTTTTAGGCCCATCTGGGAAACGATACGGTGATGAATTACTAAGTGACGCTTACGCGGCACCCGCTTTTTCTTTAGCAGCCTTGAATGGCATGCGGAATTCAGCCAACAAGGCACGTGCCTCGTCGTTGGTCTTGGCCGAGGTGACAAAGCTGATGTTCATCCCCTGTGGCCGAGTAAACTTGTCTGGATTGAGCTCTGGGAAAACCAATTGCT is a genomic window containing:
- the rpsH gene encoding 30S ribosomal protein S8, whose amino-acid sequence is MMTDPIADMLTRIRNAVRVERPFVDIPASRVKRGLADVLKREGFIWDWKEEETEPVKTLRLELKYGPNGERVIQTIKRISKPGRRLYSRSKELKPVLGGLGIRIISTSKGVVSDREARRDKIGGEVLCEVS
- a CDS encoding type Z 30S ribosomal protein S14, whose amino-acid sequence is MASKSKIAKASRTPKFSTRKENRCNYCGRPRSVYRKFGLCRICFRLNANAGLIPGVRKASW